CAGTGAGTGTCATATGTCGTTTAGGTTCTGAACCAGGGACCCTGGGCCAGAGCCCTTGTatgtattaacatttattgCTGGAGGATGATTAAAATGTCTACCAAGATGCAAACAACGAGATGCAAAGAGTGAATGCctaaaaacacaagaagacacacagagcattttcattttttggtgACAAGCAATGAAGTTTATCAACTTTGTTTTGCTACTCTGAAGTCACAGTATAAATGGTTTGATAAGCGTTCTTCACCATACGCAGCTGAGGAAGATTTGGGTTCTGGTTACAGTTTCAGTTTGCGCAGCACCTCCTTGGTCAGCTGTTTACTGTACCGGTTGATCTTCCAGTGTCCAGGCATCCAACCCAGCAGAAAACGATGGAAGTCTGTCCAGGCAAATGCAAACATCTCCCTCCACTCCTTCTCTAGAGCTGCAAAGTCCACGTCTTTTTTCACAGATAGCTTTAATTCTGCAAAATAGTAGTCCAGTAGTGCTGGGACCCTCTTCTCACACTCCTTTTCCTCCATGCAGCTTcctaaaaaatacacaacatctTTCATCCCACAGCCCCCACCGACATACTGAAAGTCCACAGCTGACACATCCTGGCCACTTTTGGAAAAACAGAAGTTGGCTAACTTGGCGTCCCCATGAACGATCGTCTTGAAGCAGCATTCATTGAGTATCCGGTCAATGTCACCAGCTGCGGCTTTGAGTTTGGCATCATCCATGGCCTCCAGCTCATCCGGCCGGGTCTCTAGGTGCCAATAGGTACCGACAGGCCACAGCCCCTCTGGTGCCACACCCATAAACAGAGCATGGAAGTGGGCAAGCCAGCTGAGACAAGCCCTTATCTCTCTGTCCTTTACACTAgtcctgcagagaaaaataaCCGTATTTATGTAGCATgaatttacttttcattttctgatttgTCATGTCTAAATCTCCATCATGCTTTGAAAGAGCTGAAATACAAACATAGACTCAATGAGAAAAGTGCTCTTTTTCATTTAGTTGTTCCCTTTTAGGGGTTCGCCCCACCAAATCATCTGCCTTCATTTAAacctatcctctgcatcctcttctctcacacgAACTAACTTCATGTCGTATCTCTCTACATCCATTAATCTCCACTTTGGtcttcctctacacctcctAACTCTCTTTACTGACATGATCACAATCGCTCCTCTGACCATGTCCACACCACCTCAACCTTGCCACAGCTCTGATCTTGTTGATCATTTGCATGTTTGGTTTGGCTAATATTTTACATCGGATCCCCTTCCTGACACAATATATAAGATGACACTGGATTGTGCCCCCTTGTGGTTGCATTCAATGAGAAAAGtgatgtgttaaaaaaaagacataacaACCAGTATGAGAACATTTACGCCAGGTTGAAAGTGACACTGAACATTAAgaacaccaaaacaaaaatatctgtgatatttaaatgtattgtataatgaaatcaaataaaatagatttttttcacTATGGCACATAATCACATATTGCACAGTGACATCTACTGTACTTTAAATGAAGCTCCTCTGAACAAATTAGTAAACTAACTATTAATAAGAGCATGAAGGTAGTCAAGTACTGTAAATTTGAGACTTCAGACTTCAATtcttacaaaaatataattaactCATGTCAAATTGTGATGTGATATTATGGTAGTACTCATAGTGGTAAATTaccagcagctgtttttgtttcacaaaaAATCTCCATAGTAACATTGTTCtttgtacttgtttttttttttttaatcagctacTTTAATATTTCAGAGACTACCATACTTTTTTAGGCATATTTGTGTTCTTTTACTTGAGCATTAAGTTTGTGTACTAACACCTCTGCATGTGAGACAATGACTGAGCCCACCTTGACATGCTGCTATAATTTTTACAAGCCAGCAGATGTCCCTGTTTTCCTTTGGTTTGAAGAGCTAAAGCATCAAATCCTAtttcagcacagacagacagaaagccCCAAAGCGTCATACGGCTTCATCCATCGATCAGCAGAGGTTAGCAACAAGAGGAAGTGTTTATATGCTGTAATTATTCATACATGGAGAATTTTAGAGTTTGATAACTGTAATTCTTACCATCTAAACTATTTTAGGACACACATAGACAGACGTTCAATAGAGAGatctattaaaatataataaataggtTGTTTGAACCTCCAACTGGAAAAGATTTCCACTTTTTGTGGCTTGTCAAAATGTCCTTAAGTATTTGGGTGTGTCGCACCAGGAATCTGACTCCAGTTTCTTTTGGCTCTCATACTTAGACACAGtatcaataacaataacaaggaagattcacactgacacacacacaggcatgaaGGAAGCTCGGCAGGGATCACAGACTGTACAGCCAGGTAGGTGAGAAGACAGCGTGGATTTGGTTTAAAGAGTCGTGCCCTTTCATTTCATGCCCTTGACTTTGCACATGatcctgtttttttgttaagGTTTTCTGTGACTTTACCTTCTTTGATCATAACCGGCCACATCCAGATCCTCCAGTACAATCAGCATCTCGTCTCCATGGGAACAGGCAGCCAGGCAGGCAGGGATGCGACAGCTCTGATTGGTGGAGTAGTTCTGGTACCAATGCGTCTCCACCTGATAAGATCTCACTTTACGTGTGTGGGAGCGATCCGTGTTCCAGCCACCAGGGTGCACAGCATCTTCTGGAAACTTGACATGTTTGACAACCACAGAGGGCCGGTCGCAGTCCTCCAGGTGCAACCTGACTATTTCCCCATATCCGCTCCACAAGGTCTGGATTGTTGCACCGACACTCAGAGATGAGGCACCACACGACTGCAGGACAAGATCCTGGTACTCCTGTTTCATTTTCCTGGTCAGAGCTGAGTAAAGTTgaagaacaaacacagtgtaCAGTCACTTGTTATGCAGATAAACTTATTATTGTTGTGATGTGTCACTTACCTTGTTCACAAATGATCAAGCTTGTGCATCCACACTCCAAAAGCAGACAtatatttctgc
This genomic stretch from Anabas testudineus chromosome 16, fAnaTes1.2, whole genome shotgun sequence harbors:
- the pkdc gene encoding uncharacterized protein pkdc, which translates into the protein MKQEYQDLVLQSCGASSLSVGATIQTLWSGYGEIVRLHLEDCDRPSVVVKHVKFPEDAVHPGGWNTDRSHTRKVRSYQVETHWYQNYSTNQSCRIPACLAACSHGDEMLIVLEDLDVAGYDQRRTSVKDREIRACLSWLAHFHALFMGVAPEGLWPVGTYWHLETRPDELEAMDDAKLKAAAGDIDRILNECCFKTIVHGDAKLANFCFSKSGQDVSAVDFQYVGGGCGMKDVVYFLGSCMEEKECEKRVPALLDYYFAELKLSVKKDVDFAALEKEWREMFAFAWTDFHRFLLGWMPGHWKINRYSKQLTKEVLRKLKL